In Anas acuta chromosome 6, bAnaAcu1.1, whole genome shotgun sequence, the following are encoded in one genomic region:
- the OSBPL6 gene encoding oxysterol-binding protein-related protein 6 isoform X1, translating to MIRAQDHYYKFAAKMSSEEKSISPAHKTSTPSHRSASSSSSSQRDRRQSIHILERKASSGSTDPSFSKQFLETDPISLSKEPDSWEIIEGLKIGQTNVQKPDKHEGFMLKKRKWPLKGWHKRFFVLDNGLLKYSKSPIDIQKGKVHGSIDVGLSVMSIKKKARRIDLDTEEHIYHLKVKSQDSFDAWVSKLRHHRLYRQNEIVRSPRDASFHIFPSASTTESSPAANVSDGKVQQNNFPWQSPIPCSNSLPATCTTGQSKVAAWLQDSEEMDRCAEDLAHCQSNLVELSKLLQNLEILQRTQSAPNFTDMQANCVDISKKDKRVTRRWRTKSVSKDAKIQLQEGPAPKGQFSTTRRRQRLAAAVATTVPFSATMSPVRLHSSNPNLCADIEFQTPPSHVTDPLECSTEYMKLQEEFCLMAQKVHSLLKSAFNSIAIEKEKLKQIVSEQDLTGHNAQIAHLRQSLSQALNQNAELRSRLNRIHSESVICDQVVSVNIIPSPDEAGEQIHVSLPLSQQVSNESRLSMSESVSEFFDAQEVLLSASSSENEASDDESYISDVSDNISEDNTSVADNISRQILNGELTGGAFRNGRRTCLPAPSPDTSNINLWNILRNNIGKDLSKVSMPVELNEPLNTLQHLCEELEYSELLDKAAETDDPYERMVLIAAFAASGYASTYFRAGSKPFNPVLGETYECIREDKGFRFFSEQVSHHPPISACHCESKNFVFWQDIRWKNKFWGKSMEILPVGTLNVTLPKYGDYYVWNKVTTCIHNILSGRRWIEHYGEITIRNTKSSVCICKLTFVKVNYWNSNVNEVQGVVIDQEGKVVHRLFGKWHEGLYCGVAPSAKCVWRPGSMPTNYERYYGFTRFAIELNELDPVLKDLLPTTDARFRPDQRLLEEGNVEAAASEKQRIEELQRSRRRYMEENSIEYVPKFFKKVIDANQREAWVTNETYWELRKDPGFSKVEIPVLW from the exons agcataCATATTTTGGAGCGGAAGGCTTCTTCGGGGAGCACAGACCCTTCCTTTAGCAAGCAGTTCCTTGAAACTGACCCTATCTCTCTATCCAAG GAACCTGACAGCTGGGAAATCATAGAGGGTCTGAAAATTGGCCAAACCAATGTCCAGAAGCCAGACAAACATGAAGGCTTCatgctgaaaaagagaaaatggccCTTAAAAGGTTGGCACAAG agattttttgtCCTTGATAATGGACtgttaaaatattcaaagtCACCAATTGAT ATACAGAAAGGCAAAGTACACGGGAGCATTGATGTAGGTTTATCAGTTATGTCCATCAAGAAGAAGGCTCGCAGAATAGATCTTGACACAGAAGAACATATCTATCATCTGAAG GTGAAGTCCCAGGATTCATTTGATGCATGGGTTTCAAAATTACGCCACCACCGGTTGTACCGTCAGAATGAGATTGTGAGATCTCCAAGAGATGCTAGCTTCCATATATTCCCTTCAGCCTCTACTACAGAGTCTTCACCAGCTGCTAATGTATCTGATGGAAAG GTACAACAAAATAACTTCCCATGGCAGTCTCCTATACCTTGCAGTAACAGTCTTCCTGCAACTTGCACTACTGGTCAGAGTAAAGTAGCAGCCTGGTTGCAGGATTCAGAAGAGATGGACAGATGTGCAGAAG ATCTTGCTCATTGTCAGTCAAACCTTGTGGAACTCAGTAAACTTCTTCAAAATTTAGAAATACTGCAGAGAACTCAGTCAGCACCAAATTTCACAGACATGCAG GCTAACTGTGTAGATATTTCAAAGAAAGACAAGCGGGTCACAAGACGGTGGAGAAcaaaaagtgtcagcaaagatGCAAAAATTCAACTTCAG GAAGGGCCGGCACCGAAGGGCCAGTTCAGCACAACACGACGCCGGCAGAGACTAGCAGCTGCAGTGGCTACAACA GTCCCTTTCAGTGCTACGATGTCCCCTGTTCGGCTGCATTCATCCAATCCAAACCTTTGTGCAGACATCGAGTTTCAGACTCCCCCAAGCCATGTAACAGACCCTCTGGAGTGCTCTACCGAGTACATGAAGCTTCAAGAAGAATTCTGCCTGATGGCTCAAAAAG tgCATTCTCTTTTGAAGTCTGCCTTTAACAGCATAGCTATAGAGAAGGAGAAGCTTAAGCAGATTGTTTCAGAACAGGATCTTACAGGTCACAATGCTCAAATAGCACACCTCAGACAGTCCCTCTCTCAG gctcTCAACCAGAATGCTGAACTAAGGAGTCGCTTGAACAGAATACATTCAGAATCTGTTATTTGTGATCAGGTTGTCAGTGTAAATATTATCCCTAGTCCTGATGAG GCAGGTGAACAAATTCATGTCAGTTTGCCATTGTCCCAGCAAGTTTCTAATGAGAGCAGGCTCTCTATGTCTGAATCAGTGTCAGAGTTCTTTGATGCACAGGAGGTGCTTCTGTCTGCCAGCTCATCAGAAAATGAG gcttCTGATGATGAATCTTATATCAGCGATGTGAGTGATAATATATCAGAGGACAACACCAGTGTTGCAGACAACATTTCTCGGCAAA TTCTCAATGGTGAGCTAACAGGAGGTGCATTCAGGAATGGACGGCGAACTTGTCTCCCAGCTCCCAGTCCTGACACCAGTAACATCAATCTGTGgaatattttgagaaataacATTGGCAAAGATCTTTCCAAAGTATCCATGCCAGTTGAGCTAAATGAACCTCTGAATACCTTGCAACACCTCTGTGAAGAACTGGAATACAGTGAACTCCTGGATAAGGCTGCAGAAACAGATGATCCTTATGAACGCATG GTTCTCATAGCTGCTTTTGCAGCGTCAGGTTATGCCTCTACATACTTTAGAGCGGGAAGCAAGCCATTTAACCCAGTGCTCGGTGAAACTTATGAATGTATTAGAGAAGACAAAGGATTTCGATTTTTCTCAGAGCAG GTTAGCCACCATCCTCCCATTTCGGCCTGTCACTGTGAATCGAAGAACTTTGTGTTTTGGCAAG ATATCAGGTGGAAAAACAAGTTTTGGGGAAAATCAATGGAAATTCTGCCAGTTGGAACTTTGAATGTGACACTTCCAAA GTATGGAGATTACTATGTCTGGAACAAAGTCACTACGTGCATACATAACATCCTTAGTGGAAGGAGGTGGATAGAACACTATGGAGAGATAACtatcagaaacacaaaaagcagcGTTTGTATTTGTAAACTCACATTTGTCAAG GTAAACTACTGGAATTCAAATGTAAATGAAGTCCAAGGTGTTGTGATTGATCAAGAAGGGAAGGTGGTGCATCGCTTGTTTGGAAAGTGGCATGAAGGTCTTTACTGTGGGGTTGCACCTTCAGCCAAATGTGTATGGAGGCCAG GCTCCATGCCAACCAATTATGAACGTTATTATGGCTTCACGAGGTTTGCTATTGAGCTCAATGAGTTAGATCCTGTGCTGAAAGATCTTCTTCCTACAACAGATGCACGATTCAGGCCAGATCAAAG GCTTCTGGAAGAAGGAAATgtagaagcagcagcatcagagaaacaaagaataGAAGAACTCCAGAGAAGTCGGAGGCGGtacatggaagaaaacagcattgaATATGTACCCAAATTTTTTAA
- the OSBPL6 gene encoding oxysterol-binding protein-related protein 6 isoform X2 — MIRAQDHYYKFAAKMSSEEKSISPAHKTSTPSHRSASSSSSSQRDRRQSIHILERKASSGSTDPSFSKQFLETDPISLSKEPDSWEIIEGLKIGQTNVQKPDKHEGFMLKKRKWPLKGWHKRFFVLDNGLLKYSKSPIDIQKGKVHGSIDVGLSVMSIKKKARRIDLDTEEHIYHLKVKSQDSFDAWVSKLRHHRLYRQNEIVRSPRDASFHIFPSASTTESSPAANVSDGKVQQNNFPWQSPIPCSNSLPATCTTGQSKVAAWLQDSEEMDRCAEDLAHCQSNLVELSKLLQNLEILQRTQSAPNFTDMQANCVDISKKDKRVTRRWRTKSVSKDAKIQLQVPFSATMSPVRLHSSNPNLCADIEFQTPPSHVTDPLECSTEYMKLQEEFCLMAQKVHSLLKSAFNSIAIEKEKLKQIVSEQDLTGHNAQIAHLRQSLSQALNQNAELRSRLNRIHSESVICDQVVSVNIIPSPDEAGEQIHVSLPLSQQVSNESRLSMSESVSEFFDAQEVLLSASSSENEASDDESYISDVSDNISEDNTSVADNISRQILNGELTGGAFRNGRRTCLPAPSPDTSNINLWNILRNNIGKDLSKVSMPVELNEPLNTLQHLCEELEYSELLDKAAETDDPYERMVLIAAFAASGYASTYFRAGSKPFNPVLGETYECIREDKGFRFFSEQVSHHPPISACHCESKNFVFWQDIRWKNKFWGKSMEILPVGTLNVTLPKYGDYYVWNKVTTCIHNILSGRRWIEHYGEITIRNTKSSVCICKLTFVKVNYWNSNVNEVQGVVIDQEGKVVHRLFGKWHEGLYCGVAPSAKCVWRPGSMPTNYERYYGFTRFAIELNELDPVLKDLLPTTDARFRPDQRLLEEGNVEAAASEKQRIEELQRSRRRYMEENSIEYVPKFFKKVIDANQREAWVTNETYWELRKDPGFSKVEIPVLW; from the exons agcataCATATTTTGGAGCGGAAGGCTTCTTCGGGGAGCACAGACCCTTCCTTTAGCAAGCAGTTCCTTGAAACTGACCCTATCTCTCTATCCAAG GAACCTGACAGCTGGGAAATCATAGAGGGTCTGAAAATTGGCCAAACCAATGTCCAGAAGCCAGACAAACATGAAGGCTTCatgctgaaaaagagaaaatggccCTTAAAAGGTTGGCACAAG agattttttgtCCTTGATAATGGACtgttaaaatattcaaagtCACCAATTGAT ATACAGAAAGGCAAAGTACACGGGAGCATTGATGTAGGTTTATCAGTTATGTCCATCAAGAAGAAGGCTCGCAGAATAGATCTTGACACAGAAGAACATATCTATCATCTGAAG GTGAAGTCCCAGGATTCATTTGATGCATGGGTTTCAAAATTACGCCACCACCGGTTGTACCGTCAGAATGAGATTGTGAGATCTCCAAGAGATGCTAGCTTCCATATATTCCCTTCAGCCTCTACTACAGAGTCTTCACCAGCTGCTAATGTATCTGATGGAAAG GTACAACAAAATAACTTCCCATGGCAGTCTCCTATACCTTGCAGTAACAGTCTTCCTGCAACTTGCACTACTGGTCAGAGTAAAGTAGCAGCCTGGTTGCAGGATTCAGAAGAGATGGACAGATGTGCAGAAG ATCTTGCTCATTGTCAGTCAAACCTTGTGGAACTCAGTAAACTTCTTCAAAATTTAGAAATACTGCAGAGAACTCAGTCAGCACCAAATTTCACAGACATGCAG GCTAACTGTGTAGATATTTCAAAGAAAGACAAGCGGGTCACAAGACGGTGGAGAAcaaaaagtgtcagcaaagatGCAAAAATTCAACTTCAG GTCCCTTTCAGTGCTACGATGTCCCCTGTTCGGCTGCATTCATCCAATCCAAACCTTTGTGCAGACATCGAGTTTCAGACTCCCCCAAGCCATGTAACAGACCCTCTGGAGTGCTCTACCGAGTACATGAAGCTTCAAGAAGAATTCTGCCTGATGGCTCAAAAAG tgCATTCTCTTTTGAAGTCTGCCTTTAACAGCATAGCTATAGAGAAGGAGAAGCTTAAGCAGATTGTTTCAGAACAGGATCTTACAGGTCACAATGCTCAAATAGCACACCTCAGACAGTCCCTCTCTCAG gctcTCAACCAGAATGCTGAACTAAGGAGTCGCTTGAACAGAATACATTCAGAATCTGTTATTTGTGATCAGGTTGTCAGTGTAAATATTATCCCTAGTCCTGATGAG GCAGGTGAACAAATTCATGTCAGTTTGCCATTGTCCCAGCAAGTTTCTAATGAGAGCAGGCTCTCTATGTCTGAATCAGTGTCAGAGTTCTTTGATGCACAGGAGGTGCTTCTGTCTGCCAGCTCATCAGAAAATGAG gcttCTGATGATGAATCTTATATCAGCGATGTGAGTGATAATATATCAGAGGACAACACCAGTGTTGCAGACAACATTTCTCGGCAAA TTCTCAATGGTGAGCTAACAGGAGGTGCATTCAGGAATGGACGGCGAACTTGTCTCCCAGCTCCCAGTCCTGACACCAGTAACATCAATCTGTGgaatattttgagaaataacATTGGCAAAGATCTTTCCAAAGTATCCATGCCAGTTGAGCTAAATGAACCTCTGAATACCTTGCAACACCTCTGTGAAGAACTGGAATACAGTGAACTCCTGGATAAGGCTGCAGAAACAGATGATCCTTATGAACGCATG GTTCTCATAGCTGCTTTTGCAGCGTCAGGTTATGCCTCTACATACTTTAGAGCGGGAAGCAAGCCATTTAACCCAGTGCTCGGTGAAACTTATGAATGTATTAGAGAAGACAAAGGATTTCGATTTTTCTCAGAGCAG GTTAGCCACCATCCTCCCATTTCGGCCTGTCACTGTGAATCGAAGAACTTTGTGTTTTGGCAAG ATATCAGGTGGAAAAACAAGTTTTGGGGAAAATCAATGGAAATTCTGCCAGTTGGAACTTTGAATGTGACACTTCCAAA GTATGGAGATTACTATGTCTGGAACAAAGTCACTACGTGCATACATAACATCCTTAGTGGAAGGAGGTGGATAGAACACTATGGAGAGATAACtatcagaaacacaaaaagcagcGTTTGTATTTGTAAACTCACATTTGTCAAG GTAAACTACTGGAATTCAAATGTAAATGAAGTCCAAGGTGTTGTGATTGATCAAGAAGGGAAGGTGGTGCATCGCTTGTTTGGAAAGTGGCATGAAGGTCTTTACTGTGGGGTTGCACCTTCAGCCAAATGTGTATGGAGGCCAG GCTCCATGCCAACCAATTATGAACGTTATTATGGCTTCACGAGGTTTGCTATTGAGCTCAATGAGTTAGATCCTGTGCTGAAAGATCTTCTTCCTACAACAGATGCACGATTCAGGCCAGATCAAAG GCTTCTGGAAGAAGGAAATgtagaagcagcagcatcagagaaacaaagaataGAAGAACTCCAGAGAAGTCGGAGGCGGtacatggaagaaaacagcattgaATATGTACCCAAATTTTTTAA